The following is a genomic window from Sinorhizobium fredii NGR234.
TGCGCTTTCATCGCCTGGCTGCGGTCGCTTGCCAGCTCGAAGGCGGTAACCGCTTCGGTGAGCGGCACCGTGTGCGTGATCAGCGGCTTGACGTCGATCAGCCCCTTCTGCATCAGCCCGACGCCCGTCGCGAACTCTTCGTGGAAGCGGAAGGAGCCGCGCAGTTCGAGTTCCTTGGCGGTGATCGCCATCATCGGCAGGCTCATGTCGCCGCCGAGCCCGAGCTGGATGATGACCCCGCGCGGGCGCAGCGCGGCGATGCCGGCGGCAAGCGCCGGCGCGGCACCGGAGCATTCGTAGAGAACGTCGAAGCTGCCCTTGTCGGCGCCATAGGGTGTGAGCGCATCCGGCTCGTTCTTCATGTTGATGACACGATCCGCGCCGACCTTTCTGGCGAGCGCCAGGGTGAAGTCGGAAAGATCGGTCGCGACGATCTCGGCCGCGCCGGCACGGCGCGCCGCGAGAATCGAGAGCACTCCGATCGGCCCGCAGCCGGTGACGAGAACCCGCTTGCCGAGCATTTCGCCCGCCCGGCACGTCGCATGCAGCGTCACCGCCAGCGGTTCGCCGAGCGCCGCTTCGCCGGGCGTCAGGCCATCGGCCGGCACGCATTGGATGGCATCGGCGATAAGCACCTCGCGGAAGGCGCCCTGGATATGCGGAAAGGGCATGGCGCTGCCGTAGAAGCGCATGTTGAGGCACTGGTTGTGCAGCCCTTCCTGGCAATAGCGGCAGGACCGGCATGGCCGCGACGGCGACACGGCGACGAGTTGGCCGACGTTCAGCCCCTCGACGCCGGCTCCGAGCGCCTCCACATAGGCCGAGACCTCGTGGCCGAGGATCATCGGCTCGCGCAGCCGCACCGTGCCGAAGCCGCCGTGATTGTAATAGTGCAGGTCGCTGCCGCAGACGCCGCCAACGGCGAGGCGAAGCCGGACTTCGCCGGCGCCCGGTGCCTCGACTGACCGCTCCTCGATGCGCAGATCCTTTGCGCCATGAACGACGATGGCTTTCATCACTGGCTCCTTACAATACGGGCGTCGGCAGCGGCTTGCCGGCAAAATGCGCGGCGAGATTGTCGCGCACCAGCTGGCCCATGGCCTTGCGCGTCTCGATCGTGCCCGAGGCATGGTGCGGCTGGAGCAGCACGTTGTCGAGGGCAAGAAAGCGCGGGTTCAACGCCGGCTCGCCCTCGAAGACGTCGAGCGCCGCAGAGCCGAGCGTCCTGTTTTCCAGCGCCTCGAGCAGCGCCTCTTCGTCGATGTTGGAGGCGCGGGATATGTTGATCAGCATGCCCTCGGCTCCGAGTGCGGCGATCACCTCGCGGCCGACGATGTGGCGCGTCGCGACGGAAGCGGCGAGCGTGACGAAGAGGAAGTCCGACCGTTCGGCAAGCGCCACCGGATCGGCGATATATTCCCATTCGGATGCATAAGGCTTCGCTTCCACATCGGAATAGGCGATCTCCAGGTCGAAGCCCTTGAGGCGCTTGGCGACCTCGTAGCCGATCCGGCCGAGGCCGAGCACGCCGGCGCGCCGGCCCCAGACACGCCGCTTCAGCGGATAGAGGCCCTTGGCCGCCCAGCTGCCGTCCTTCACCCAGCTTTCCGCACCGATCATGCCGCGCGACAGGCAGAGCATCATCGCCACGCCGAGATCGGCGACGTCGTTGGTCAAAACGTCCGGCGTGTTGGTGACGCGGATGCCGCGTTCGCGGCAGGCGGCAAGGTCGACGGCATCGAAGCCGACGCCATAGACGGAGATGACTTCGAGCCCCGAGCAGGCCTCGATCATCGCGCGGGTTGCGCCGAGCTCACCGCGCGTGGCGATCCCTTTGACGCTCGGGCCGACCTCGGCGAGGAACCGCGCCTTGTCGGCGGCATCGAAGTAGCGATGCACGGTAAAGGCTTCGTTCAGCGGCACCTCGTCCCACTCAGGATAGGGGCCGACCTGGAGAATATGGGGCTTGGTCAATTCAGAAACTCCGTCCCTTGACATTGAATGTTATCGATAACATAAACAGATCAACCCTAGTTGTCGAGATGAAATGCGGGAGGAAAAATTGGCCCTCGAACTATTCGATCTGAAAGGCCGGCAGGCGCTCGTCACCGGCTCGTCGCAGGGCATCGGCTTTGCGCTCGCCCGCGGCCTCGCCGATGCCGGGGCGGAAGTCGTCCTCAACGGGCGGGATGAGACAAAGCTCGCCGAGGCCGCGGGACGCATCCCCGGCGCGAAAAAGCTCGCCTTCGACGCGACCGACCATGAGGCGGCGCGCAGCGCCGTCGATGGCTTCGAGGCCGACGTCGGGCCTATCGACATTCTCGTCAACAATGCCGGCATGCAGCACCGCTCGCCGCTCGAGGAGTTTCCCGCCGATGCCTTCGAAAAGCTGCTCAGGACCAACATATCGACGGTCTTCAACGTCGGCCAGGCGGTGGCGCGGCACATGATCAAGCGCGGCGCCGGCAAGATCATCAACATCGCCAGCGTCCAGACGGCGCTGGCCCGTCCGAGCATCGCTCCCTACACCGCCACCAAGGGCGCGGTCGGCAATCTCACCAAGGGGATGGCGACCGACTGGGCGAAATACGGGTTGCAGTGCAACGCCATCGCGCCGGGCTATTTCGATACGCCGCTCAACGCTGCCCTGGTCGCCGATCCGGATTTCTCGGCCTGGCTCGAAAGACGCACCCCGGCCGGCCGCTGGGGCAAGGTTGAAGAACTGGTCGGCGCCTGTGTCTTCCTCGCCTCGGACGCTTCCTCTTTCGTGAACGGACACGTGCTCTATGTCGACGGCGGCATCACCGCATCCCTCTGATTTCCCCCGGCGCATGGTGCTGATGGGCGTTGCCGGCTGCGGCAAGTCCTCGGTCGGCGCGGCGCTGGCCACGCGTATCGGCGCCGTCTATTTCGACGGCGACGACCTGCACCCGGCGGAAAATATCGCCAAGATGAGCAAGGGTACCCCGCTTGACGACGCCGACCGATGGCCCTGGCTGACCCGCGTCGGCGAGGCGCTTGCAGCCGGCACCGGACCGACGATCATCGGCTGCTCGGCGCTGAAGCGCGCCTACCGCACGCATATTGCCCGCACGGCAGGCGAGCCTGTCACTTTCATCCATCTGGCAGGCACAAGGGACGTCATCGAGAAGCGCATGAAGGAGCGGCAGGGGCATTTCATGCCGCCGGCGCTGCTTGACAGCCAGTTCGCGGCGCTCGAGCCGCCGGGACCGGACGAAAATGCCATCAGCGTCGACATCGACCAGCCGCTCGAGGCGGTCGTCGAGGCGATCGCTGTCCAACTGGGAGGACTGCGTAAATGACGAACAGGGTTGCACTGATCGGTGCCGGCGCCATGGGGGGCGCCATCGGCACGAGGCTCGTCGAAACCGGCAATCAGCTGACGGT
Proteins encoded in this region:
- a CDS encoding L-idonate 5-dehydrogenase, translated to MKAIVVHGAKDLRIEERSVEAPGAGEVRLRLAVGGVCGSDLHYYNHGGFGTVRLREPMILGHEVSAYVEALGAGVEGLNVGQLVAVSPSRPCRSCRYCQEGLHNQCLNMRFYGSAMPFPHIQGAFREVLIADAIQCVPADGLTPGEAALGEPLAVTLHATCRAGEMLGKRVLVTGCGPIGVLSILAARRAGAAEIVATDLSDFTLALARKVGADRVINMKNEPDALTPYGADKGSFDVLYECSGAAPALAAGIAALRPRGVIIQLGLGGDMSLPMMAITAKELELRGSFRFHEEFATGVGLMQKGLIDVKPLITHTVPLTEAVTAFELASDRSQAMKAQIAFS
- a CDS encoding 2-hydroxyacid dehydrogenase, which gives rise to MTKPHILQVGPYPEWDEVPLNEAFTVHRYFDAADKARFLAEVGPSVKGIATRGELGATRAMIEACSGLEVISVYGVGFDAVDLAACRERGIRVTNTPDVLTNDVADLGVAMMLCLSRGMIGAESWVKDGSWAAKGLYPLKRRVWGRRAGVLGLGRIGYEVAKRLKGFDLEIAYSDVEAKPYASEWEYIADPVALAERSDFLFVTLAASVATRHIVGREVIAALGAEGMLINISRASNIDEEALLEALENRTLGSAALDVFEGEPALNPRFLALDNVLLQPHHASGTIETRKAMGQLVRDNLAAHFAGKPLPTPVL
- a CDS encoding SDR family oxidoreductase, encoding MALELFDLKGRQALVTGSSQGIGFALARGLADAGAEVVLNGRDETKLAEAAGRIPGAKKLAFDATDHEAARSAVDGFEADVGPIDILVNNAGMQHRSPLEEFPADAFEKLLRTNISTVFNVGQAVARHMIKRGAGKIINIASVQTALARPSIAPYTATKGAVGNLTKGMATDWAKYGLQCNAIAPGYFDTPLNAALVADPDFSAWLERRTPAGRWGKVEELVGACVFLASDASSFVNGHVLYVDGGITASL
- a CDS encoding gluconokinase, which codes for MSTAASPHPSDFPRRMVLMGVAGCGKSSVGAALATRIGAVYFDGDDLHPAENIAKMSKGTPLDDADRWPWLTRVGEALAAGTGPTIIGCSALKRAYRTHIARTAGEPVTFIHLAGTRDVIEKRMKERQGHFMPPALLDSQFAALEPPGPDENAISVDIDQPLEAVVEAIAVQLGGLRK